One Amaranthus tricolor cultivar Red isolate AtriRed21 chromosome 1, ASM2621246v1, whole genome shotgun sequence DNA window includes the following coding sequences:
- the LOC130815930 gene encoding late embryogenesis abundant protein D-34-like produces the protein MSQQQPERRQEGQNAEPIKYGDVFPVVGELASKTVAPRDAAMMQTAENAVFGQTQKGGPAATMQSAATANERAGFVGHLDASDVAKQQGVIVAETEVPGACIITESVGEQVVGQTIQPKPVVQGEQESITQGGTTGIGGSGATGKVTIGEALEAVAVLAGDKAVEQSDAAAIQAAEVRATGNTGIVPGGVASAAQSAASMNAQTTPDQDKIKLGDVLTNATIKLPADKEATRQDAEGVVSAELRNNPNVATRPGGVAASVVAAARLNEGKQC, from the exons ATGAGTCAACAACAGCCTGAAAGACGTCAAGAAGGCCAAAATGCTGAGCCAATAAAGTACGGAGACGTATTCCCAGTAGTTGGGGAGCTAGCTTCAAAAACAGTAGCACCAAGAGATGCGGCCATGATGCAGACAGCTGAGAATGCAGTGTTTGGGCAGACTCAAAAGGGTGGTCCAGCTGCCACCATGCAGTCAGCCGCTACTGCTAATGAGAGGGCTGGTTTTGTTGGCCATCTTGATGCTTCAGATGTGGCCAAACAACAGGGTGTTATTGTTGCTGAGACTGAAGTTCCCGGTGCTTGTATCATCACTGAGTCTGTTGGTGAACAG GTGGTAGGGCAAACTATACAACCAAAGCCGGTGGTGCAAGGTGAGCAAGAGAGTATAACACAAGGAGGAACCACTGGAATAGGTGGAAGTGGAGCAACAGGTAAGGTAACCATAGGCGAGGCGCTAGAAGCCGTGGCTGTTTTAGCAGGAGACAAAGCGGTGGAGCAAAGCGACGCAGCGGCAATCCAGGCAGCAGAAGTGAGGGCCACAGGTAATACTGGTATTGTCCCTGGTGGTGTTGCTTCTGCTGCTCAGTCCGCTGCTTCAATGAATGCTCAGACCACTCCTGATCAGGATAAAATCAAGCTGGGCGATGTCTTGACG AATGCAACAATAAAATTACCAGCGGACAAGGAAGCAACAAGGCAAGACGCTGAAGGAGTGGTGAGTGCAGAGCTGAGGAACAACC